The genomic segment GCGCAGGGCTGGCTGAAAGACATCCATGCGGCGATGGGCCCGCACGCCTCCGGGGAGGCGTACCAGAACTACGCCGACCCCACGCTCACCGGCTGGCGCCGCGCCTACTTCGGCTCCTCCGCCGACCGGCTCGGACAGCTCCGCGACCGGTACGACCCCGGAGGGCTCTTCGCCGGACCGCAGACGCCGTGAACCCGCCGCTCCGTCGGCCCGGGCGTACCGGGCGTACCGCTCCTGCACGTCCTGCACGTCCTGCACGGAACAGGGCGCCGGCCCCCACCGGGGAACCGACGCCCTGCCATTGACCGGCTGATCCGCTTGCCTGCTTGCCCGCTGATCAGCTCATCCGTGTTCCTGTCGATCCGCTGATCCGTGTTCCTGCTGATCGGCTGATCGGCTTTCCGCTTTCCCGCTGCCCCGCTTCGCGCCTGAGGCGTGCTCAGGCGGCGAGGTCCTTGTCGCCCGTACCGCCGCCGCGGCTCGATCTCGGCTCGGGGACTCCGAGCGTCCCGCCGAGGCCGCCGGCCGGGCGGGCCGCCCGCCGCGACCGCACGAGGAAGCCCGCCCGCGGCGACCGGGAGACGGCCGCCACCAGCGGGGTCAGCAACGCCGTGGCCAGCGGGGCGAGGAGGAGCGTGACGGCCGTACCCAGGGCGAGGCCGCCGACGACGTCGGTCGGGTAGTGCACGCCCATCCAGACGCGGCAGAACCCCTCCGCGAACGCGAGCCCCAACGCGACGAACCCGAACTTCCGGCCCGCCACGAAGATCCCGACCGCCATGGCCATCGCCATGGTGGCGTGGTCGCTGACGAAGGAGAAGTCGTTCTTGCCGTCGACCAGGACGTCGAGCCCCGCATGGTCCTTGAACGGACGCGGGCGCTCCACGAACCCCCGGATGGGGATGTTGACGAGAAGGGCGATCCCCGCGGCGAGCGGAGCCCAGACGAGTGCGGCGACCGCCGTCACCGAGTCCTCGGCCGTGCCGCGCCGGCGGGCGTTCCACCAGCACCACAGGACCACCAGGACCATGCCGAGCATGATCCCGTACTCACCGACGAACTCCATGACGCTGTCGAGCCACGCCGGAGAGGACTTCGCCAGCCCGTTGATGTCGTAGAGCAGGCTGACGTCGGGGTTCGACCCATCGAGTGCGAGTCCAGCCATCTGCTGCGGCCCCTTGCCTTGTCTGCTGCCGCGACGCGCGTCCATGCGCGCCGCCCGTGGTCGTACCCCCCGCAATCGGTGCGATCCGGTACCGCGTACCTCCCGTCGCGTCCTGCGACGCGACGGCGGTCAGGCGATCGCGCATGGTCAGTGCGCGGGCCTTCCCTTCCAGGGAACGGCCTTCCGGTAGCGACGGTTCCGCCCTCCACCGAATGATCACCATGACGTTATCGAAGAGTGACTCATCGTCGCATCTCGGGGCCCTGGCTTCACGGAGAGTTCCTGGCACCACTCCCACCCCGGTGACCCGCGTCGGCCGCGTGAGTCCCGTACGCCCCTCGCACCCCTCGCACCCTTCATGCCTCTCACGCCTGGGGGAGAGCGGTGGGGAGCGCCGCGGCACCGTCCTTGGTGACCCGCGTCGCACCGAAGTAGTCGGGGCTGTCGATCTTGTCGAAGCGGATCACCGCCCCGGTGTACGGTGCGTTGATCATGTACCCGCCACCGACGTAGATCCCCACGTGGTGAATGGCCCGCGAGTTGGTCAGATCGTCGGAGAAGAACACCAGATCGCCGGGGAGCAGCTCGTCCCGGGCCGGATGCGCCCCCGCGTTGTACTGGTCGTTGGCGACCCGGGGGAGCTCGATGCCCACGCTCCGGTACGCGGCCTGCGTCAGCCCGGAGCAGTCGAACCGGCCGCCCTGCTCCGCCGTACCGTTGCCGCCCCAGAGGTACGGCGTGTTCAGCTTCTGCTGCGCGTAGTAGATCGCCCCGGCCGCCTGCTGGGAGGGCGCCACCCGGCCGACCGGCTTCGCGAAGCTCTTCTCCAGCGAACGGATGATCTTGACGTAGTTCTGCGTCTCGGCGATCGCCGGAACCCCGCCCGCCCGGATGACCCGGTACGCGCCCGCGTTGTAGGAGGCGAGCATGTTGTCGGTCGGATCACCCGGCACGTCCTTCACGTACCCGGCGAGCTCACAGTCGTAGGAGGCTGCCGACGGGATGGCGTCGGCCGGGTCCCACACGTCCCGGTCCCCGTCGCCGTCCCCGTCGACACCGTGCGTGGCCCAGGTGCCCGGGATGAACTGCGCGATCCCCTGGGCCGCCGCCGCGCTCTGCGCCCGCGGGTTCCAGCCGCTCTCCTGGTAGAGCTGGGCGGCGAGCAGCGCCGGGTTGATCGCGGCGCAGAGCGTGCCCCACTTCTCCACGAGCGGCTGATACCGCGCGGGCACCGCCCCCGCGGCCAGCCCGACCGACCCGTTCGCCCCCGCGATACCCGCGGCGGCGGAGTACGTACCGACGACGAGCAGCCCCACGAAGCTGAGGCACAACCCGATCCCGCCGCCGACGACCACCCAGTATTTCCGCACCCCTCAACCATCCCCTACCGAGCCACGGTTCAAGGGTCGTTTCGAGGGTGTGTACGAATCGTTCGAAGCACTCGCGTCACTGACGCTCCCTCAGGATGCTCCCGCCGACCAGTAAGGGGACTTCACGTCGGGCCTCGGCAGGGGGTAGACCCCCTCGTACGCGGGGCCGTTCGGCTTCGACGTGGAATCGGCCACCTTCGACGCCCGCACGCACGGGCTGTCCGCCTCGAAGAACACCTGCCCCCCGCCCCGGACGCTGACGCTGATGCCGAACCCCTCGGCCTGCGCGTACACCGCGGGGAACTCCTCGTCCTTGTTCACCGCCTTGATCCGGTAGTCGCTGTCGCGCCAGAACTCCGTCACCCGGTCCAGGAACTCCTGCCTCCGCTCGGGCGCGACGATCGTCATCACCGTGCGCCGGCGCGTCACGTCGCAACTGCCCGTCGTGGTCGGGCCGTGCGCCCACTGGACCGAGGGCTCGATCGCCTTCAGCGTCAGGTCGAGCATCGAGTCGGCCCGCTCGGCGGCCCCCTGCATGTCCATGGTGCTCACCGGCTTCTCCGTACTCCCGCTGGTGGTGGTCGCGGTCGCGCCCGCACCCGTGGCCGGACCGTCCGATCCCGCCTGCTGCCGGCCGCAGCCCGCCAGTACGAGACCGAGCGCCAGAGTGAAGACCGCCGTCCGGAGCTTTCGCCTCATCGCTGTTCCTCAATCTTCAGATTGCTGGAGTGTCCCGACACGATCAAAGCGATGGCGTCGGCCGACATGGCGTCGCGCACCGGGTCGAAGTACTGCGAGTGCGCCTCGGCACTGATCCCGTGCCCGCTGATCACCGGCGGACCGGGATCCACCGGGAATCGCACGGCACCGAACGCCTTGCTCGCCGGGTCCTTCCCGAACCAGAGGTCGTCGTCACCCGGATCCGCGAGATCACCCGCGACGTAGGCGCCGGCCGGGCCCAGCGCCAGCATCCCCAGCGAGCCCACGACCGCCTGCGTCTTGGACGGCAGCTTGGTCACCGGGTCGTTCGCGGCGGCCCCGACGAAGACGTGCCGGGCACCGACCCCGAGCTCCACCGCGTTGTCCACGCCCACCCCCGGGCTGCCCACCAGGATGATGTCGTCCACCCCCGGAATCCCGCCCTCCCGCTGCGTGGCCGCCCCCACCGTCCGGGAACCGTAGGAGTGCCCGATCGCGGTGAAGTGCGGGTCCTTGTTGGTGTTCGTCGCCGTCAGCCCGCTCCAGAAGTCGTCGTAGGCCGTCCCGCCCTTCTCCGCCCGCCCGGTGCCCATGATGGCGAAGTACCCGGCGATCCCGTCGCTGTCCGGCAACTGCGGAGCGTCGTACCCGAGCCAGACGATCGAGGCGCTGGACGACTCGTACCCCTGCGCGCCGATCGCGGTGTCCCGCGCCCGTTTCAGGTCGTTCTGCGCGAAATCCTTGTCCAGCGAGGTGTTCAGCCCCGGAACGTACGCCGACACGTGCTGCGAGAGGTCCGGGTTCCCGTACGAGACGATCGCCCGGCCATTGCCCTCCGACCCGATCCCCAGCAGGAACATCGGCGGCTGAGAACCCTCCTTCAACTGCCGGTCGATCTCCTTCATCCCCTCCAGGATCTGCTTCGACTTCTTGTCGTCCTTGCCTTCGAGCTCGGTGATCAGGGTCTGGAGGTTCTGCCGGTTGGCCTGGTCGCGGACGGCGGCCGGAATCCCGTCCAGGTTGCCGATCCGCTCCGGGGACAGCTCCAGGTACCGCCCGCGGTCGGCCTGGCTCAGCCCGTCCCACCACGCCTTCCGGCCGGCGGCCGAGGCACTCACCGGAATCCGGTCGTTCAGGTACTGCCGCTCGTCCTCACGGACCGCCGCGACCACCCGGGGCCCGGACCCGGGCAACCCCATGCCCCCGACCCCCACGCCCCCGGACGCCTCGACCCACGCGCCGATAGCCCCCGCGTGATCCCCCGACGCCCACTTCTCCCTGGCAGCCCCGGTCAGCTCGGACCACTGGTCCACCACCCCGGTGACGCTCTTCACGGGGCTGCCGATGGCCTTGGCCGCGCCCCGGAGGTCCCCTCCCAGGCCGTCGCCGACCAGGGACTCGAAGAAGCCGGGGGTTTTGGTGTTGCCGGGGGTGGTGCTTTTGGTGGTGGTGGGGGTGCCCGCTGTGGAGGTGCCTGCTGTGGAGGTGCCTGTTGTTGAGGTGTCGCCGCTGCCGGTACCTCCGGTGCCAGTACCCCCGGTGCCTCCGGTGCCGGTACCCCCGGTGCCGGTGTCGCTCCCAGCACTGGAGGTGCTCCCTGCGGTGGTGGCGCTCCCGGCAGTGTCCGAGCCCTCGCCGGACAGTGCCCCGGTGGCACCCTCGGTCCCGGTCTGCGTCCCCCCGGCGGCGGCCGACCCGCCCGCCCCGGACGACCCGCCTGAGCCACCTGAACCGGCCGAACCGCCTGAGCCGCCTGAGCTGCCCGGCCCGCCGCTGGAGCCGGCCTCACCCTCCCCGCTCCTTCCTCCCGCGACCACATCACTGCCGGGTGAAGAGCAGGCACCACCGGTCAACTGGCATATGGCGTTACGTATCTCACCGGTGAGCTGGGTCCCGACGGTCGTCGCCATGATCGCCCCGACCAGTGCGGCAACGATCAGCACCAGGCCGAGGTACTCCATCGCCGTCTGCCCGCCGTCCCGGCGAGCAACGAGTAACCGAAGCCCTCTGACTCTGAACCGCGGCTCCACGTCCCGCTCCGCGCGGGCCAGCCGGAACCATCCCCGTGCCGCAGGCCGGAACAGCAACACGACGACGGCCACGGGCATCACCAGCTGGGGCAGCCCGGACACCCCGACGTCCCCGGCACCCAACGTCGCCAACGACCCGAGCACCAGCCAGACATGCACGGCAACGAGCCCGAACCACACACCACGCCCATGGATACGCGCGTAGAACGACAGCACCAAGCCGACGATCCCCGGAAGAGCCGCATACAGCAGCACACCGAGCAACTGCCCATCCACCGCGTCGACCGAGGACGCCAACGTGAGCACGTTGATCACACCCACGACCGTGCTCACGAACACCAAGCGCACGAGAACCAGGGCGGCCTGTAACGCCCTTGGCGCACTCCTGCCGCCACCCACCCTCCGGGCAGCGCCTGTTGCACCACCTCCCGGAACCACCAGCTCTCGTATGCCAGACACGTGGGGACCCCCGGCTCGTCAGTGGGTGGCAGGCGAGCCACCGCACGTAGAGGACCACACCCGCCCCGCCCCCGGCATGGGCCCCAGGACCCAAACGAGGACTCAAACAGCCACGCAGACAGCGAGGTCGGAGGACCGGGACCGCGAGATCAGCCCCTCACGGGGCCGTGGAGGCAGGCGTCGTGGCGGACCAGAAGTCGGAGTGGATGTTGGGACGTGGAATGTTCTCCATGCCCTCGTAGCTGGGGGTGTTGGGCTTACTGGTGGGATCTGCGACCTCGGATTCCCGTACGCAAGGGGTGTCTGCTTCGAAAAAGACTTGCCCCTCTCCGCCGACGATCAGCGCAACTTCAAAGCCGTCTTCCGCCACTGCGAAGATGGCCGGAAAATCAGCACTATTATTGGTCGACGTAATTCGATATCCGCTACTTTTCCAGAAGCGTTCAACAACACCAAGAAAACTACCTCTACGCTGCGCCGAAATGATCGTCATCAACGTTCGCCTACGCGTCAGACTGCAACTACCCACAGTCGTGGTGTCATGAGTCCATCGAACTTCCGGCTCAATTGCTCCCAAAACGCCGTCAAGCATTCCATCCGCCCGCTCAGCTGCTTCTTTCATATCCATTCCAGAATCACTCCCACCATGCAAATTAAACGAGGACCCCCCACACCCCGCCAGAAAAATAAGCGCGAGTAGGGAAAATCCCCTATACCACATACTCCGCATCACCTGTACTCCTCATTCTTAACCTCGCGTGCCCGGCCGACAGAGATGAGTGCAATATTGTTCGCAGAGGCACGGTCCTCCACAGGGTCAAAGTAGTTCGAATGCGCCAATGCAATTCCCTTCGAGTCGATCGGCAGCGGCCCTGCGGCAACATGAAAGCGGTGCGCACCAAATTCTTTGCTCGCAGGATCCTTACCGAACCACAGGTCATCGTCACCCGGGTCGACCAGATCCCCGGCAAGCGCAGCACCGTACATTCCGCCGAAGTAAAGTCCTGCAGCACTGGCAACCATCTGTGTCTTGGTCGGCAACATCGTCACGGGATCATTATCGGCAGCACCGACGAACACGTGGCTCTTGCCAACATTCAAATCAGAAGCATGATCGGCACCGACGCCCGGACTGCCTACAAGGATGATTTCATCAACCCCCGGAATACCATCGCCCTGTTGTGCCGCAGCTCCCACAGTTCGCGATCCGTATGAATGCCCAATCGCCGTCAAATGAGGATCCTCATTTGCGTTTGTCACACGAATACCATCCATGAATCCATGGAACGAATGACCACCCTTTTCGGCCCGCCCAGGTCCAGCAACCGCGAAGCTCGACCAGGAGTCCACCAGCTGCGGCGCGTCATAACCGAGCCAGACAATTGACGCACTTCCAGAATCCCAGCGGCGCATTCCCTTAGCTGTGTCTCGAGCTCGCCTCAAATCATTCCTTGCGAACCTGTCGTCCAGGGATGTATTGAGACCCGGCACATAAGCCGCGACATTCTTCGAAGCATCCGGGTTCCCATAGGAAACAATCGCGCGCCCATTGCCCTCGTCCCCGATCCCAAGGAGGTACATGGGCGGGTCTCCGGGCTTGAGCGGCGCCTCGAGTTGTTCAGCGATCAGCCGCAGCGCTTCGAGCTTCTCCGCCGCCTCGCCGTCGTCGAGGCCCGCCAACTTGCCGATCAGCAACTGGAGGTTGTCCCGGTTGGCAGCGTCGCGTACGACAGCGGGGATGCCGTCGAGGTTCCCGATGACGTCCGGATAGGTCGCGAGGTACTCGTCGCGCAGCTCCGGCGGGAGGCTGGCCCACCATTCCTTGCGCTCGGCCGCGGACGCCCGGTAGGGGATGTGGTCGTTCAGATAGGCCCGTGCGGCCTCGCGTACGGATGCCATGTCGGCCGCCGCGTCCGTCCAGGCGGAGATCGGGACGTCGAGGCCGTCCTCGGCCTTCAGACTGCGGAGGATGCCCGCGTACCTCGTATCCGCCTCGGTGGCCAGCGTGACCGCGCGGGCGATCCGGTCTGCGATGTCCTGGGCGGTGGCCGCGTGAGGGTTGGGAGCGGTCAGGGTGCCCGGCGACGCCGTCAGGTCGGGGAACCCGCTGCCGCCGGCGGTCCTCCCGCCCGGCAGGGGCTCCCCGGCTACCAGCCCCTCCTTCTCCGGGTACGACACCGACCCGTCCGCGTGCACACTGAACTTCAGCCTTTCGGCGTCCTCCACTGCCTCACGGACCGACTTCTGATGCGCGCGTACTTCGTGGGCGAGGCTGTTGAGTGCCGTGCGCACCAGCCCGGTCTCCGTATGGACGTACTGGAAGTTCCGGGACAGTCGGCGCAGACGGTCGAGGGCGGCGTCCACCGCCTCGCCTTCCTGCGTCTCGCGCAGACCGGTGAGGATCCGCTGGTCGATCCGGTCGCGTGCCACATCGGCTCGGTCGCTGAGGCGGCCCCAACCGCCCGCCGCGCCGTCCAACTCCCCGCACGGCACCGCAAGCAGCGCGGACCAGGTCAGCGCGCCCTTCACCTGCCGCTCCCACCGGCGTCGCCCCCACCGAGCAGGTACAGCGAGGACAGCTGAGCCGGAGACGTCGGGGGCACAGGGGACGCAGGGGAGACCTGAGCAAGGAATGACGGCAGCGGAGACGACTGAGCCGGGACGCCCGTCGACGGACCGAAGTCGTCCCGTACCGCTTGTTCCGTCGCACCTTGCTCTCTGGCGACCGCCCGCAGTTTGCCGGTGAGGCTTCCGCACTCGCCCTGCGCCGTCGACACCCGGCGCAGCCACGACTCGCGGACCACCGCGAGCTCGCCCAGAACCGCGAAGTCACCAGCTGCCTCGCTCGCCGACAGTCCTTCGTGCGCCTTCTCCATGTCGGACCGGACCGGACCGAGATGCGTGTACAGCGCCTCCGCGTCCCCCGCGGCCCGGATCCACGGCAGGTCTGCGTGGACCAGCCGCGCACGACCGGAGGCCGCGTCCCCCGACCTCCCCGGCCTCTTCCCGGGACCTCCCCCAGCCCCTTCTCCCAGTCCGTCGACACCGGCTCCCGGCGTCTGCCACCCCTGCGGCTGTCCGACCACGGACACACCACTCACCCCGTTCCTTGACCCTCGATCCTCGATCGTGGAGCGGCAGCACTGTGCCTGATCCGGGAAGGGCGACGCGCCGCCCTTCCACGGCTCTTCATGGCACGGACCCCGGTATCACCCGGGCGTTCAGGGGTGCGTCCGACTACGGTTTCACCCGAATGATGGGCAGCGCGTCAGCCCGAACCACCCTGATGGTGACAGCCGGACGCACTCACTCCGGTTTCTCCCCGCACACCACCCAGAGCAGCTTGCCGCCCTCGCCGGTCGGACCGCCGGGAAGGACGCGGCCGCCCCAGCTGTCCGCGCACATCTGTACGAGCGTCAGGCCGCGCCCGCGTTCCGAGAGCGTCGCCTGCTGCGCCGGTACGTACACCCCGCCGCTCCCGCCGCTCCCAGTCTCCCCGGAGCCCCGGAAGGGGGGCGGGATCTCCGGATTGCTGTCCCAGACGCTGAGCCGGATGCGCCGATGCCCGGCGCCGCGCATCCGGAGCGAGTACGGGCCCCAGGAGTGCCGGTAGGCGTTCGTGGTCAGCTCGCTCACCAGCAGTTCGGCGGTGTCGCCCAGTCCGGTCATGCCGTGGGCGCGGAGCACGACCCGCAGGACGGAGCGGGCAACGCCCGGGGAGCGTGGATCGTGCGGCAGTTGAAGGGTGTACGCCCACGGCGGCGATACGGTGGGTGCATGCATGGAAGTCCCCGTTCGGACGGTGTGGTTGGCGGGCCCCTACGGCACCCGACGCACGGACCGGCCGATCGGCGGGCTCGTCGTGGGCACCTGTCCCACGATCACGGTAGAGGCGTCATGTAATACATTCCCCGCACTTGGGGTAATGCATGCCCCAAGACACCCGTACGAGTGACTGGGCGAAGGGAGGCCGATGGCGACCAACTCGACCCCGACTGCACGTCGGCGACGACTCGGAGCGGAACTGCGCAAGCTCCGCGAACGCGCCGGGATCACCGCCACGCAGGCCGCGGTTCTGCTCGGCGGCAACCAGGCACGCATCAGCAACATCGAAGCAGGCCGGTACGGCGTGAGCGCCGACCGGGTCCGCGCCCTCTCCCGTCACTACGCGTGCACCGACCGCGGCCTCGTGGAAGCGCTGGCCGCGATGACGGGCGAACGCCGCGGCGGGTGGTGGGAGACGTACCGGAACGAGCTCCCGGGCCCGCTGCTGGACCTGGCCGAGCTCGAACACCACGGCACCGCCCTCCGCGCCGCCACCACCTGCACCCTCCCGGACCTCCTCCAGACCGCGGACCACGCCCGGGAGGCCCTCAACCAGAGCGTGCCCGAACTGTCGCCGCCCGAGGCCGAACGCCTGCTCGCCTTCCGCATCAGGCGCCAGGACGTCGTCTTCCGCGCGGAGGCGGCCCCGTACCGGGCGGTCGTCCACGAAGCGGCCCTGCATATGGGGATCGGCGGCTCCCGGGTCGCCGGACCCCAGTTGCGCCACCTCCTGACGATGAGCGAACGGGACACCGTCACCCTCCGGGTCATCCCCTTCGCTTCCGGCAGCCACCCGGGTTCCGGGCAGCCCATCAC from the Streptomyces sp. NBC_01335 genome contains:
- a CDS encoding phosphatase PAP2 family protein; amino-acid sequence: MAGLALDGSNPDVSLLYDINGLAKSSPAWLDSVMEFVGEYGIMLGMVLVVLWCWWNARRRGTAEDSVTAVAALVWAPLAAGIALLVNIPIRGFVERPRPFKDHAGLDVLVDGKNDFSFVSDHATMAMAMAVGIFVAGRKFGFVALGLAFAEGFCRVWMGVHYPTDVVGGLALGTAVTLLLAPLATALLTPLVAAVSRSPRAGFLVRSRRAARPAGGLGGTLGVPEPRSSRGGGTGDKDLAA
- a CDS encoding C40 family peptidase yields the protein MRKYWVVVGGGIGLCLSFVGLLVVGTYSAAAGIAGANGSVGLAAGAVPARYQPLVEKWGTLCAAINPALLAAQLYQESGWNPRAQSAAAAQGIAQFIPGTWATHGVDGDGDGDRDVWDPADAIPSAASYDCELAGYVKDVPGDPTDNMLASYNAGAYRVIRAGGVPAIAETQNYVKIIRSLEKSFAKPVGRVAPSQQAAGAIYYAQQKLNTPYLWGGNGTAEQGGRFDCSGLTQAAYRSVGIELPRVANDQYNAGAHPARDELLPGDLVFFSDDLTNSRAIHHVGIYVGGGYMINAPYTGAVIRFDKIDSPDYFGATRVTKDGAAALPTALPQA
- a CDS encoding alpha/beta hydrolase, whose translation is MSTVVGVINVLTLASSVDAVDGQLLGVLLYAALPGIVGLVLSFYARIHGRGVWFGLVAVHVWLVLGSLATLGAGDVGVSGLPQLVMPVAVVVLLFRPAARGWFRLARAERDVEPRFRVRGLRLLVARRDGGQTAMEYLGLVLIVAALVGAIMATTVGTQLTGEIRNAICQLTGGACSSPGSDVVAGGRSGEGEAGSSGGPGSSGGSGGSAGSGGSGGSSGAGGSAAAGGTQTGTEGATGALSGEGSDTAGSATTAGSTSSAGSDTGTGGTGTGGTGGTGTGGTGSGDTSTTGTSTAGTSTAGTPTTTKSTTPGNTKTPGFFESLVGDGLGGDLRGAAKAIGSPVKSVTGVVDQWSELTGAAREKWASGDHAGAIGAWVEASGGVGVGGMGLPGSGPRVVAAVREDERQYLNDRIPVSASAAGRKAWWDGLSQADRGRYLELSPERIGNLDGIPAAVRDQANRQNLQTLITELEGKDDKKSKQILEGMKEIDRQLKEGSQPPMFLLGIGSEGNGRAIVSYGNPDLSQHVSAYVPGLNTSLDKDFAQNDLKRARDTAIGAQGYESSSASIVWLGYDAPQLPDSDGIAGYFAIMGTGRAEKGGTAYDDFWSGLTATNTNKDPHFTAIGHSYGSRTVGAATQREGGIPGVDDIILVGSPGVGVDNAVELGVGARHVFVGAAANDPVTKLPSKTQAVVGSLGMLALGPAGAYVAGDLADPGDDDLWFGKDPASKAFGAVRFPVDPGPPVISGHGISAEAHSQYFDPVRDAMSADAIALIVSGHSSNLKIEEQR
- a CDS encoding alpha/beta hydrolase: MKGALTWSALLAVPCGELDGAAGGWGRLSDRADVARDRIDQRILTGLRETQEGEAVDAALDRLRRLSRNFQYVHTETGLVRTALNSLAHEVRAHQKSVREAVEDAERLKFSVHADGSVSYPEKEGLVAGEPLPGGRTAGGSGFPDLTASPGTLTAPNPHAATAQDIADRIARAVTLATEADTRYAGILRSLKAEDGLDVPISAWTDAAADMASVREAARAYLNDHIPYRASAAERKEWWASLPPELRDEYLATYPDVIGNLDGIPAVVRDAANRDNLQLLIGKLAGLDDGEAAEKLEALRLIAEQLEAPLKPGDPPMYLLGIGDEGNGRAIVSYGNPDASKNVAAYVPGLNTSLDDRFARNDLRRARDTAKGMRRWDSGSASIVWLGYDAPQLVDSWSSFAVAGPGRAEKGGHSFHGFMDGIRVTNANEDPHLTAIGHSYGSRTVGAAAQQGDGIPGVDEIILVGSPGVGADHASDLNVGKSHVFVGAADNDPVTMLPTKTQMVASAAGLYFGGMYGAALAGDLVDPGDDDLWFGKDPASKEFGAHRFHVAAGPLPIDSKGIALAHSNYFDPVEDRASANNIALISVGRAREVKNEEYR
- a CDS encoding ATP-binding protein; this encodes MHAPTVSPPWAYTLQLPHDPRSPGVARSVLRVVLRAHGMTGLGDTAELLVSELTTNAYRHSWGPYSLRMRGAGHRRIRLSVWDSNPEIPPPFRGSGETGSGGSGGVYVPAQQATLSERGRGLTLVQMCADSWGGRVLPGGPTGEGGKLLWVVCGEKPE
- a CDS encoding helix-turn-helix domain-containing protein, giving the protein MATNSTPTARRRRLGAELRKLRERAGITATQAAVLLGGNQARISNIEAGRYGVSADRVRALSRHYACTDRGLVEALAAMTGERRGGWWETYRNELPGPLLDLAELEHHGTALRAATTCTLPDLLQTADHAREALNQSVPELSPPEAERLLAFRIRRQDVVFRAEAAPYRAVVHEAALHMGIGGSRVAGPQLRHLLTMSERDTVTLRVIPFASGSHPGSGQPITYVQGPVAQLDTVHLEQAHGLTQLDSAPLLQTYRQLLDRLESLALDTEATRDLLHSLATTYA